A stretch of Brassica rapa cultivar Chiifu-401-42 chromosome A08, CAAS_Brap_v3.01, whole genome shotgun sequence DNA encodes these proteins:
- the LOC103836076 gene encoding ubiquitin-conjugating enzyme E2 1 isoform X1 has translation MSTPARKRLMRDFKRLQQDPPAGISGAPQDNNIMLWNAVIFGPDDTPWDGGTFKLSLQFSEDYPNKPPTVRFVSRMFHPNIYADGSICLDILQNQWSPIYDVAAILTSIQSLLCDPNPNSPANSEAARMYSESKREYNRRVRDVVEQSWTAD, from the exons ATGTCGACACCAGCAAGGAAGAGGTTGATGAGGGATTTCAAGAGGTTGCAGCAAGACCCACCTGCTGGAATCAGCGGTGCTCCACAAGACAATAATATCATGCTCTGGAACGCTGTCATATTCGG GCCTGATGACACCCCATGGGATGGAG GTACTTTCAAACTCTCACTGCAGTTCTCTGAAGATTATCCTAATAAGCCACCAACAGTTCGTTTTGTGTCAAGGATGTTCCATCCAAATA TTTATGCAGATGGGAGTATTTGCTTGGACATCCTCCAAAACCAGTGGAGCCCTATATATGATGTTGCTGCTATACTTACCTCCATCCAG TCATTGCTCTGCGACCCTAATCCGAATTCTCCTGCAAACTCGGAAGCAGCTCGGATGTACAGCGAAAGCAAGCGTGAGTACAACAGAAGAGTGCGTGATGTTGTTGAGCAAAGCTGGACTGCTGACTAG
- the LOC103836076 gene encoding ubiquitin-conjugating enzyme E2 1 isoform X2 yields MSTPARKRLMRDFKRLQQDPPAGISGAPQDNNIMLWNAVIFGPDDTPWDGGTFKLSLQFSEDYPNKPPTVRFVSRMFHPNIYADGSICLDILQNQWSPIYDVAAILTSIQSLLCDPNTNSSANSEAALMYSENKREYNRRVRDVVEQSWTAD; encoded by the exons ATGTCGACACCAGCAAGGAAGAGGTTGATGAGGGATTTCAAGAGGTTGCAGCAAGACCCACCTGCTGGAATCAGCGGTGCTCCACAAGACAATAATATCATGCTCTGGAACGCTGTCATATTCGG GCCTGATGACACCCCATGGGATGGAG GTACTTTCAAACTCTCACTGCAGTTCTCTGAAGATTATCCTAATAAGCCACCAACAGTTCGTTTTGTGTCAAGGATGTTCCATCCAAATA TTTATGCAGATGGGAGTATTTGCTTGGACATCCTCCAAAACCAGTGGAGCCCTATATATGATGTTGCTGCTATACTTACCTCCATCCAG TCGTTGCTCTGTGACCCTAATACGAATTCTTCTGCAAACTCGGAAGCCGCTCTGATGTACAGCGAAAACAAGCGTGAGTACAACAGAAGAGTGCGTGATGTTGTGGAGCAAAGCTGGACTGCTGACTAG
- the LOC103836077 gene encoding binding partner of ACD11 1 isoform X1 has translation MDHQNGFGVEVTGLSPAVTEKDLIDFFSFSGAIEDIDIVRSGEQACTAYVMFKDSYSQETAVLLSGATILEQRVCITRWGQHHEEFDFWNATQRGFVDDTNSHPHPQRGDFTAGEAVTKAQEVVKSMLATGFVLGKEALAKAKGFDESHGVSAAAAARVSQLDQRIGLTDKIFAGVEAVRLTDQKYQVSDKARSAVSATGRTAAAAATSVVSSSYFSSGALWLSGALERAAKAASDLGSRGSRQ, from the exons ATGGATCATCAAAATGGATTCGGTGTGGAAGTGACTGGGCTATCTCCAGCTGTTACGGAGAAAGATCTCATCgacttcttctccttctctggCGCAATCGAAGATATTGATATT GTAAGATCGGGTGAGCAAGCTTGCACTGCTTATGTGATGTTTAAAGATTCTTACTCTCAGGAAACTGCAGTCTTACTCAGT GGGGCAACCATATTGGAGCAGAGAGTTTGCATCACTCGTTGGGGACAGCATCACGAGGAGTTTGACTTCTGGAACGCCACTCAGCGGGGTTTTGTAGATGACACAAACTCACAT CCTCATCCTCAACGAGGCGACTTTACCGCGGGAGAAGCAGTGACAAAAGCTCAAGAAGTGGTGAAGTCAATGCTAGCCACCGGATTCGTGCTGGGCAAAGAAGCATTAGCCAAAGCCAAAGGCTTTGACGAATCCCACGGTGTGTCAGCTGCAGCAGCGGCTAGAGTATCTCAGCTAGACCAGAGGATCGGTCTCACTGACAAAATCTTTGCCGGAGTTGAAGCTGTCAGACTGACCGACCAGAAGTACCAGGTTTCAGACAAAGCAAGATCAGCCGTCTCTGCCACAGGAAGAACCGCGGCAGCAGCTGCAACTAGTGTTGTCAGTAGCAGTTACTTCTCCAGTGGAGCTCTCTGGCTATCGGGTGCGTTAGAGCGGGCGGCTAAAGCTGCTTCTGATCTTGGTAGCCGTGGCTCAAGGCAGTGA
- the LOC103836077 gene encoding binding partner of ACD11 1 isoform X2, whose amino-acid sequence MDHQNGFGVEVTGLSPAVTEKDLIDFFSFSGAIEDIDIVRSGEQACTAYVMFKDSYSQETAVLLSGATILEQRVCITRWGQHHEEFDFWNATQRGFVDDTNSHPHPQRGDFTAGEAVTKAQEVVKSMLATGFVLGKEALAKAKGFDESHGVSAAAAARVSQLDQRIGLTDKIFAGVEAVRLTDQKYQVSDKARSAVSATGRTAAAAATSVVSSSYFSSGALWLSGALERAAKAASDLGSRGSRQ is encoded by the exons ATGGATCATCAAAATGGATTCGGTGTGGAAGTGACTGGGCTATCTCCAGCTGTTACGGAGAAAGATCTCATCgacttcttctccttctctggCGCAATCGAAGATATTGATATTGTTAG ATCGGGTGAGCAAGCTTGCACTGCTTATGTGATGTTTAAAGATTCTTACTCTCAGGAAACTGCAGTCTTACTCAGT GGGGCAACCATATTGGAGCAGAGAGTTTGCATCACTCGTTGGGGACAGCATCACGAGGAGTTTGACTTCTGGAACGCCACTCAGCGGGGTTTTGTAGATGACACAAACTCACAT CCTCATCCTCAACGAGGCGACTTTACCGCGGGAGAAGCAGTGACAAAAGCTCAAGAAGTGGTGAAGTCAATGCTAGCCACCGGATTCGTGCTGGGCAAAGAAGCATTAGCCAAAGCCAAAGGCTTTGACGAATCCCACGGTGTGTCAGCTGCAGCAGCGGCTAGAGTATCTCAGCTAGACCAGAGGATCGGTCTCACTGACAAAATCTTTGCCGGAGTTGAAGCTGTCAGACTGACCGACCAGAAGTACCAGGTTTCAGACAAAGCAAGATCAGCCGTCTCTGCCACAGGAAGAACCGCGGCAGCAGCTGCAACTAGTGTTGTCAGTAGCAGTTACTTCTCCAGTGGAGCTCTCTGGCTATCGGGTGCGTTAGAGCGGGCGGCTAAAGCTGCTTCTGATCTTGGTAGCCGTGGCTCAAGGCAGTGA
- the LOC103836078 gene encoding 60S ribosomal protein L10-1: protein MGRRPARCYRQIKGKPYPKSRYCRGVPDPKIRIYDVGMKKKGVDEFPFCVHLVSWEKENVSSEALEAARIACNKYMVKSAGKDAFHLRIRVHPFHVLRINKMLSCAGADRLQTGMRGAFGKALGTCARVAIGQVLLSVRCKDGHGHHAQEALRRAKFKFPGRQKIIVSRKWGFTKFNRADFTKLRQEKRVVPDGVNAKFFSCHGPLANRQPGTAFLPATY, encoded by the exons ATGGGAAGAA GACCGGCTAGGTGTTACCGTCAGATCAAGGGCAAACCATACCCAAAATCTCGCTACTGTCGCGGTGTCCCCGATCCCAAAATCAGGATCTACGACGTCGGCATGAAGAAGAAAGGCGTCGACGAGTTCCCTTTCTGCGTCCACCTCGTCTCCTGGGAGAAGGAGAACGTCTCCAGCGAAGCCCTCGAAGCCGCGCGTATCGCTTGCAACAAGTACATGGTGAAGTCCGCGGGAAAAGATGCTTTCCATCTGAGGATTAGGGTGCACCCGTTCCATGTTCTGAGGATCAACAAGATGCTTTCGTGCGCTGGTGCTGATAGGCTCCAGACCGGTATGAGAGGCGCTTTTGGAAAGGCCTTGGGTACTTGTGCTAGGGTGGCGATTGGGCAGGTGCTTTTGTCTGTGAGGTGTAAGGATGGGCATGGTCACCATGCTCAGGAGGCTCTGAGGAGGGCTAAGTTTAAGTTCCCTGGTCGTCAGAAGATTATCGTCAGCAGGAAAtg GGGATTCACTAAGTTTAACAGAGCAGACTTCACGAAGCTGAGACAAGAGAAGCGTGTTGTTCCTGATGGTGTTAATGCTAAG TTCTTCTCATGCCATGGACCTTTGGCTAACCGTCAGCCTGGAACTGCATTTTTGCCGGCCACCTATTGA
- the LOC103836079 gene encoding uncharacterized protein LOC103836079 isoform X1, giving the protein MVSQIISCLSKSSSLLCISGSRSLIQPKTYNRGGLNRFSPGLATQRLSTVIRKKWRSASIFNSGKEPGGEGKLQEGSSDWAILERWEVPWEWQTASLTSLACVLSFVLTGLAEMAALPYLGVDVEKLSLDQKAEILFLDQGITTAVILAVIFTVAKTFDPLPEDILRYDLKQPFNLQKGWLVWGGIGLVAAVGGIALTGVALSLFSTETPEREVDSLMQLLPLIGSSNISTLSLVGITGVLAPLLEETVFRGFFMVSLTKWVPTPIAIIISSAAFALAHLTPGEFPQLFILGSVLGLTYAQTRNLITPMVIHGLWNSGVILLLTFLQVQGYDIKELLQGS; this is encoded by the exons ATGGTTTCGCAGATAATCTCGTGTTTATCTAAATCTTCGTCTCTTCTCTGCATCTCCGGTTCCAGGAGTTTAATTCAGCCGAAGACTTATAACCGCGGCGGTTTGAACCGGTTTTCTCCGGGATTAGCTACCCAACGGTTATCTACGGTTATCCGTAAGAAATGGAGATCGGCAAGCATTTTCAACTCTGGGAAAGAACCTGGAGGAGAGGGAAAG TTACAGGAAGGTAGCTCGGATTGGGCGATACTTGAGAGATGGGAAGTGCCATGGGAATGGCAGACAGCTTCGTTAACTTCGCTTGCTTGTGTATTAAG TTTTGTTTTGACAGGGTTAGCTGAGATGGCAGCCTTACCCTATTTAGGAGTCGACGTTGAGAAGCTGAGCTTGGACCAAAAGGCTGAGATTTTATTCCTGGATCAAGG CATAACAACTGCAGTGATACTTGCTGTCATATTCACCGTTGCCAAAACATTCGACCCACTACCTGAAGACATTTTGCGCTATG ATTTGAAACAACCCTTCAACTTGCAAAAGGGATGGCTAGTGTGGGGTGGGATAGGTTTGGTTGCTGCTGTTGGCGGTATTGCGTTAACAGGTGTTGCTTTATCCTTATTCAGCACAGAGACACCTGAACGAGAG GTAGACTCTTTGATGCAGCTTCTCCCATTAATTGGATCCTCAAACATAAG CACCTTAAGCTTAGTGGGCATAACTGGAGTCCTTGCTCCACTTCTTGAGGAGACCGTGTTCCGCGGATTCTTCATGGTCTCTCTTACCAAATG GGTCCCAACACCAATAGCGATCATCATAAGCTCAGCTGCGTTTGCCCTTGCCCACCTCACACCCGGTGAATTCCCACAGTTGTTTATACTAG GATCGGTTTTGGGATTAACTTATGCGCAAACCCGCAACCTCATTACCCCAATGGTCATACACGGTCTCTGGAACTCTGGAGTTATTTTGCTGCTCACTTTTCTTCAG gTCCAAGGGTATGACATCAAGGAACTATTGCAGGGGAGCTAG
- the LOC103836079 gene encoding uncharacterized protein LOC103836079 isoform X2 produces MVSQIISCLSKSSSLLCISGSRSLIQPKTYNRGGLNRFSPGLATQRLSTVIRKKWRSASIFNSGKEPGGEGKLQEGSSDWAILERWEVPWEWQTASLTSLACVLSFVLTGLAEMAALPYLGVDVEKLSLDQKAEILFLDQGITTAVILAVIFTVAKTFDPLPEDILRYDLKQPFNLQKGWLVWGGIGLVAAVGGIALTGVALSLFSTETPEREVDSLMQLLPLIGSSNISTLSLVGITGVLAPLLEETVFRGFFMVSLTKWVPTPIAIIISSAAFALAHLTPGEFPQLFILGSVLGLTYAQTRNLITPMVIHGLWNSGVILLLTFLQVQGYDIKELLQGS; encoded by the exons ATGGTTTCGCAGATAATCTCGTGTTTATCTAAATCTTCGTCTCTTCTCTGCATCTCCGGTTCCAGGAGTTTAATTCAGCCGAAGACTTATAACCGCGGCGGTTTGAACCGGTTTTCTCCGGGATTAGCTACCCAACGGTTATCTACGGTTATCCGTAAGAAATGGAGATCGGCAAGCATTTTCAACTCTGGGAAAGAACCTGGAGGAGAGGGAAAG TTACAGGAAGGTAGCTCGGATTGGGCGATACTTGAGAGATGGGAAGTGCCATGGGAATGGCAGACAGCTTCGTTAACTTCGCTTGCTTGTGTATTAAG TTTTGTTTTGACAGGGTTAGCTGAGATGGCAGCCTTACCCTATTTAGGAGTCGACGTTGAGAAGCTGAGCTTGGACCAAAAGGCTGAGATTTTATTCCTGGATCAAGG CATAACAACTGCAGTGATACTTGCTGTCATATTCACCGTTGCCAAAACATTCGACCCACTACCTGAAGACATTTTGCGCTATG ATTTGAAACAACCCTTCAACTTGCAAAAGGGATGGCTAGTGTGGGGTGGGATAGGTTTGGTTGCTGCTGTTGGCGGTATTGCGTTAACAGGTGTTGCTTTATCCTTATTCAGCACAGAGACACCTGAACGAGAG GTAGACTCTTTGATGCAGCTTCTCCCATTAATTGGATCCTCAAACATAAG CACCTTAAGCTTAGTGGGCATAACTGGAGTCCTTGCTCCACTTCTTGAGGAGACCGTGTTCCGCGGATTCTTCATGGTCTCTCTTACCAAATG GGTCCCAACACCAATAGCGATCATCATAAGCTCAGCTGCGTTTGCCCTTGCCCACCTCACACCCGGTGAATTCCCACAGTTGTTTATACTAG GATCGGTTTTGGGATTAACTTATGCGCAAACCCGCAACCTCATTACCCCAATGGTCATACACGGTCTCTGGAACTCTGGAGTTATTTTGCTGCTCACTTTTCTTCAG gTCCAAGGGTATGACATCAAGGAACTATTGCAGGGGAGCTA A
- the LOC103836079 gene encoding uncharacterized protein LOC103836079 isoform X3, with protein MVSQIISCLSKSSSLLCISGSRSLIQPKTYNRGGLNRFSPGLATQRLSTVIRKKWRSASIFNSGKEPGGEGKEGSSDWAILERWEVPWEWQTASLTSLACVLSFVLTGLAEMAALPYLGVDVEKLSLDQKAEILFLDQGITTAVILAVIFTVAKTFDPLPEDILRYDLKQPFNLQKGWLVWGGIGLVAAVGGIALTGVALSLFSTETPEREVDSLMQLLPLIGSSNISTLSLVGITGVLAPLLEETVFRGFFMVSLTKWVPTPIAIIISSAAFALAHLTPGEFPQLFILGSVLGLTYAQTRNLITPMVIHGLWNSGVILLLTFLQVQGYDIKELLQGS; from the exons ATGGTTTCGCAGATAATCTCGTGTTTATCTAAATCTTCGTCTCTTCTCTGCATCTCCGGTTCCAGGAGTTTAATTCAGCCGAAGACTTATAACCGCGGCGGTTTGAACCGGTTTTCTCCGGGATTAGCTACCCAACGGTTATCTACGGTTATCCGTAAGAAATGGAGATCGGCAAGCATTTTCAACTCTGGGAAAGAACCTGGAGGAGAGGGAAAG GAAGGTAGCTCGGATTGGGCGATACTTGAGAGATGGGAAGTGCCATGGGAATGGCAGACAGCTTCGTTAACTTCGCTTGCTTGTGTATTAAG TTTTGTTTTGACAGGGTTAGCTGAGATGGCAGCCTTACCCTATTTAGGAGTCGACGTTGAGAAGCTGAGCTTGGACCAAAAGGCTGAGATTTTATTCCTGGATCAAGG CATAACAACTGCAGTGATACTTGCTGTCATATTCACCGTTGCCAAAACATTCGACCCACTACCTGAAGACATTTTGCGCTATG ATTTGAAACAACCCTTCAACTTGCAAAAGGGATGGCTAGTGTGGGGTGGGATAGGTTTGGTTGCTGCTGTTGGCGGTATTGCGTTAACAGGTGTTGCTTTATCCTTATTCAGCACAGAGACACCTGAACGAGAG GTAGACTCTTTGATGCAGCTTCTCCCATTAATTGGATCCTCAAACATAAG CACCTTAAGCTTAGTGGGCATAACTGGAGTCCTTGCTCCACTTCTTGAGGAGACCGTGTTCCGCGGATTCTTCATGGTCTCTCTTACCAAATG GGTCCCAACACCAATAGCGATCATCATAAGCTCAGCTGCGTTTGCCCTTGCCCACCTCACACCCGGTGAATTCCCACAGTTGTTTATACTAG GATCGGTTTTGGGATTAACTTATGCGCAAACCCGCAACCTCATTACCCCAATGGTCATACACGGTCTCTGGAACTCTGGAGTTATTTTGCTGCTCACTTTTCTTCAG gTCCAAGGGTATGACATCAAGGAACTATTGCAGGGGAGCTAG
- the LOC103836079 gene encoding uncharacterized protein LOC103836079 isoform X4, with protein sequence MAALPYLGVDVEKLSLDQKAEILFLDQGITTAVILAVIFTVAKTFDPLPEDILRYDLKQPFNLQKGWLVWGGIGLVAAVGGIALTGVALSLFSTETPEREVDSLMQLLPLIGSSNISTLSLVGITGVLAPLLEETVFRGFFMVSLTKWVPTPIAIIISSAAFALAHLTPGEFPQLFILGSVLGLTYAQTRNLITPMVIHGLWNSGVILLLTFLQVQGYDIKELLQGS encoded by the exons ATGGCAGCCTTACCCTATTTAGGAGTCGACGTTGAGAAGCTGAGCTTGGACCAAAAGGCTGAGATTTTATTCCTGGATCAAGG CATAACAACTGCAGTGATACTTGCTGTCATATTCACCGTTGCCAAAACATTCGACCCACTACCTGAAGACATTTTGCGCTATG ATTTGAAACAACCCTTCAACTTGCAAAAGGGATGGCTAGTGTGGGGTGGGATAGGTTTGGTTGCTGCTGTTGGCGGTATTGCGTTAACAGGTGTTGCTTTATCCTTATTCAGCACAGAGACACCTGAACGAGAG GTAGACTCTTTGATGCAGCTTCTCCCATTAATTGGATCCTCAAACATAAG CACCTTAAGCTTAGTGGGCATAACTGGAGTCCTTGCTCCACTTCTTGAGGAGACCGTGTTCCGCGGATTCTTCATGGTCTCTCTTACCAAATG GGTCCCAACACCAATAGCGATCATCATAAGCTCAGCTGCGTTTGCCCTTGCCCACCTCACACCCGGTGAATTCCCACAGTTGTTTATACTAG GATCGGTTTTGGGATTAACTTATGCGCAAACCCGCAACCTCATTACCCCAATGGTCATACACGGTCTCTGGAACTCTGGAGTTATTTTGCTGCTCACTTTTCTTCAG gTCCAAGGGTATGACATCAAGGAACTATTGCAGGGGAGCTAG